From Streptomyces sp. HUAS MG91, the proteins below share one genomic window:
- a CDS encoding ABC transporter substrate-binding protein has protein sequence MAVTATALTGLAALVACSGPPKDSGTGSEFKLSASTPKARDEINSFTWAVYAEPPTLDYTAAFDYPQNTILSNVCESLMRWTPGLTMEPGLARKASNPDPKTWVYDLRAGVRFHNGKEMTADDVVYSLGRQMDPKNAAAWAEVFQNVASVRKTGPLRVTVKLKKPDSQFPQYMATAAGVVASKAGVEAAGKDYGTSGGLACTGPFELGAWNKGQSIELDRFDGYWGKPAKSKKAVFRFLTDPSARTNAMLSGEADGGYLIPTESYGHLRDSGVGSLYFGEGLTTVNVNVTNIQGPLGDVRVRRALSLAMDRSGFVKAGLGGAGTSTGSITPKAVWDAAPEPTRKAALGALPPAKQDIGKARALIKEAGATGKTLTVATSPIGQDVSLLATAVQAAGTQIGLNIRLRTIAPNAFTALFTDPEAREGIDLFPYTSYYNITDPLDLLANFRTGAYLNFAGYSDKGYDRLVARATAVYPREPRMKIEAELQKQAADKVLWIPVAEWPTSVFLNKRITGAPTTISYMYYPWAADVGAAQ, from the coding sequence ATGGCCGTGACGGCGACCGCCCTGACCGGCCTCGCCGCCCTCGTGGCCTGCTCAGGACCGCCCAAGGACTCCGGCACCGGCAGCGAGTTCAAGCTGTCGGCCTCCACGCCCAAGGCCCGCGACGAGATCAACTCGTTCACCTGGGCCGTCTACGCGGAACCGCCCACGCTCGACTACACGGCGGCGTTCGACTACCCGCAGAACACCATCCTGTCCAACGTGTGCGAGAGCCTGATGCGCTGGACACCGGGGCTCACCATGGAGCCGGGCCTGGCGAGGAAGGCGTCCAACCCCGACCCGAAGACCTGGGTCTACGATCTGCGCGCCGGCGTGCGGTTCCACAACGGCAAGGAGATGACGGCGGACGACGTCGTCTACAGCCTCGGCCGCCAGATGGACCCGAAGAACGCCGCGGCCTGGGCCGAGGTCTTCCAGAACGTCGCCTCCGTACGGAAGACCGGCCCGCTGCGGGTCACTGTCAAGCTGAAGAAGCCCGACTCGCAGTTTCCGCAGTACATGGCGACCGCCGCGGGCGTGGTGGCCTCCAAAGCCGGCGTCGAAGCCGCGGGCAAGGACTACGGCACCTCCGGGGGCCTCGCCTGCACCGGGCCGTTCGAACTCGGCGCCTGGAACAAGGGACAGTCGATCGAACTCGACCGCTTCGACGGCTACTGGGGGAAGCCTGCCAAGTCCAAGAAGGCCGTCTTCCGGTTCCTGACCGACCCTTCCGCACGCACCAACGCCATGCTCAGCGGGGAGGCCGACGGCGGCTACCTGATCCCCACCGAGAGCTATGGCCACCTGCGCGACAGCGGCGTGGGCTCCCTGTACTTCGGCGAGGGTCTGACCACGGTCAACGTCAACGTCACCAACATCCAGGGCCCGCTCGGCGACGTCCGCGTACGCCGCGCGCTGTCCCTGGCCATGGACCGCTCCGGGTTCGTCAAGGCCGGGCTGGGCGGCGCGGGCACCAGCACCGGCTCGATCACCCCCAAAGCCGTCTGGGACGCGGCCCCGGAGCCGACCCGGAAGGCCGCCCTCGGTGCGCTGCCGCCCGCGAAGCAGGACATCGGCAAGGCCAGAGCGCTGATCAAGGAGGCCGGCGCCACCGGCAAGACCCTGACCGTGGCCACCAGCCCCATCGGTCAGGACGTCTCCCTCCTCGCCACCGCGGTCCAGGCGGCCGGCACCCAGATCGGCCTCAACATCCGCCTCAGGACCATCGCCCCGAACGCCTTCACGGCCCTGTTCACCGACCCCGAGGCGCGCGAGGGCATCGACCTGTTCCCCTACACCTCCTACTACAACATCACTGACCCGCTCGACCTCCTGGCGAACTTCAGGACCGGCGCCTACCTGAACTTCGCCGGCTACAGCGACAAGGGCTACGACAGGCTCGTCGCACGGGCCACCGCCGTCTACCCGCGCGAACCGCGGATGAAGATCGAGGCCGAACTGCAGAAGCAGGCCGCCGACAAGGTGTTGTGGATACCGGTCGCCGAGTGGCCCACCTCGGTCTTCCTCAACAAGAGGATCACCGGCGCCCCCACCACCATCTCGTACATGTACTACCCGTGGGCCGCCGATGTGGGGGCCGCGCAGTGA
- a CDS encoding agmatine deiminase family protein translates to MTAFRMPAEWSEHEGCLMAWPVREDLWGSVLDDVKEEYANVGRAIAEFEPVTMVAPPGHGEDARTRCGETVTVVEMAQDDSWFRDSAPLFVLDGDGNRAGVDFRFNAWGRKHHPYDSDDRVSALLLQHLGVERIASDMILEGGAITVDGEGTLITTEQCLLHPNRNPGLNREEIETELKSRLGVDKVVWLPYGGLLDTETDGHVDGVCAFAAPGKVVVSLPDDPDHPDHARMRANRAVLEATTDARGRRFEIIGLPQTAFVEMAEGEVEVSYLNYYVANGGVVVPVAGVPQDDDALAVIADAYPGRKVVGVRAPVIAFGGGGVHCITQQIPAAPATA, encoded by the coding sequence ATGACCGCATTCCGTATGCCCGCCGAGTGGTCCGAGCACGAGGGGTGCCTGATGGCCTGGCCCGTCCGTGAGGACCTGTGGGGCAGCGTGCTCGACGACGTCAAGGAGGAGTACGCGAACGTCGGCCGCGCGATCGCCGAGTTCGAGCCGGTGACCATGGTCGCGCCGCCCGGCCACGGCGAGGACGCCCGGACCAGGTGCGGCGAGACGGTCACCGTGGTGGAGATGGCCCAGGACGACTCGTGGTTCCGCGATTCTGCCCCGCTCTTCGTGCTCGACGGTGACGGCAACCGCGCCGGAGTGGACTTCCGCTTCAACGCCTGGGGTCGCAAGCACCACCCGTACGACTCCGACGACCGGGTGAGCGCCCTGCTGCTCCAGCACCTCGGCGTCGAGCGCATCGCCTCCGACATGATCCTGGAGGGCGGGGCGATCACCGTGGACGGCGAGGGCACGCTGATCACCACGGAGCAGTGCCTGCTCCACCCCAACCGAAACCCGGGGCTGAACCGGGAGGAGATCGAGACCGAGCTGAAGTCCCGGCTCGGCGTCGACAAGGTTGTGTGGCTCCCGTACGGCGGTCTGCTCGACACGGAGACCGACGGGCACGTGGACGGCGTCTGCGCCTTCGCCGCTCCCGGCAAGGTCGTCGTCTCGCTGCCCGACGACCCCGACCACCCCGATCACGCCCGGATGCGCGCCAATCGCGCGGTACTCGAGGCCACCACCGACGCCCGCGGCCGGCGCTTCGAGATCATCGGCCTCCCGCAGACCGCGTTCGTCGAGATGGCCGAGGGCGAGGTCGAGGTGTCCTACCTGAACTACTACGTGGCCAACGGCGGCGTCGTCGTCCCCGTGGCCGGTGTCCCCCAGGACGACGACGCCCTCGCGGTCATCGCCGACGCGTATCCCGGGCGCAAGGTCGTCGGGGTGCGGGCGCCCGTGATCGCCTTCGGCGGTGGTGGTGTCCACTGCATCACCCAGCAGATTCCCGCAGCACCGGCCACCGCCTGA
- a CDS encoding urease subunit alpha, with protein MSRPSRHSDHCAPGGSRHIDPHEYAAVHGPRAGDRVRLGDSGLVVRVESDAQAHGDEFLAGFGKTARDGMHLKAAAVRDTCDVVITNVLVIDAVLGIRKVSIGIREGRIHAIGRAGNPDTLDGVDVVVGTGTTMIPGEGLIATAGAIDTHVHLLSPRIMEASLASGVTTIIGQEIGPTWGVGVNSPWALKLGFSAFDAWPVNIGFLARGSASREAPLVEALAEGGACGFKVHEDMGAHTRALDTALRVAEEHDVQVALHSDGLNECLSVEDTLSVLEGRTIHAFHIEGCGGGHVPNVLKMAGVANVIGSSTNPTLPFGRDAVAEHYGMIVSVHALKTDLPGDAALARDRIRAGTMGAEDVLHDLGAIGITSSDAQGMGRAGETIRRTFAMAGKMKAELGPLDGDGEYDDNARVRRYIAKLTINPAIAHGLAHEVGSIEVGKMADIVLWRPPFFGAKPQMVIKNGFPAYGVTGDPNAATDTCEPLVLGPLFGAHGAAPAELSVAFVSRAAAEAGSFGSPNHMPSTRRRRVAVRGTRGIGPADMIHNTRLGEVDVDPRDGLVTLDGELMRSEPAQEVSLSRLYFL; from the coding sequence ATGAGCAGGCCCAGCAGACACAGCGACCACTGCGCGCCGGGCGGCAGTCGGCACATCGACCCCCACGAGTACGCCGCCGTGCACGGACCGCGCGCGGGCGACCGGGTCAGGCTGGGCGACTCGGGGCTCGTCGTCCGCGTGGAGTCGGACGCGCAGGCGCACGGCGACGAGTTCCTCGCCGGCTTCGGCAAGACCGCCCGGGACGGAATGCACCTGAAGGCTGCGGCGGTCCGTGACACGTGTGACGTCGTGATCACGAATGTCCTGGTGATCGACGCCGTGCTCGGCATCCGCAAGGTGTCCATCGGTATCCGCGAGGGCCGGATCCATGCGATCGGGCGGGCCGGCAACCCCGACACCCTCGACGGCGTCGACGTGGTGGTGGGCACCGGCACCACGATGATCCCGGGCGAGGGCCTGATCGCCACCGCCGGTGCGATCGACACCCATGTCCACCTGCTCTCCCCGCGGATCATGGAAGCCTCCCTGGCTTCCGGCGTCACCACGATCATCGGTCAGGAGATCGGGCCGACCTGGGGCGTCGGCGTCAACTCTCCCTGGGCGCTCAAGCTCGGGTTCAGCGCCTTCGACGCCTGGCCCGTCAACATCGGCTTTCTGGCCCGGGGGTCCGCTTCCCGCGAGGCGCCACTGGTCGAGGCGCTGGCCGAGGGCGGGGCCTGCGGGTTCAAGGTGCACGAGGACATGGGTGCGCACACGCGGGCGCTGGACACCGCGCTGCGGGTGGCCGAGGAACACGATGTGCAAGTCGCCCTGCACAGTGACGGGTTGAACGAGTGCCTGTCGGTGGAGGACACCCTGAGCGTGCTGGAGGGCCGGACGATCCACGCCTTCCACATCGAGGGCTGCGGCGGCGGGCACGTGCCCAATGTGCTGAAGATGGCGGGCGTTGCGAACGTCATCGGGTCGTCGACCAATCCCACGCTGCCGTTCGGGCGGGACGCCGTCGCGGAGCACTACGGGATGATCGTCTCCGTCCACGCGCTCAAGACCGACCTGCCGGGCGACGCTGCCCTGGCGCGCGACCGGATCCGGGCCGGGACGATGGGCGCGGAGGACGTTCTGCACGATCTCGGCGCGATCGGCATCACCTCGTCGGACGCGCAGGGCATGGGGCGGGCGGGGGAGACCATCCGGCGCACCTTCGCGATGGCCGGGAAGATGAAGGCCGAGCTCGGCCCCCTGGACGGCGACGGCGAGTACGACGACAACGCCCGCGTCCGGCGCTACATCGCCAAGCTCACCATCAACCCCGCCATCGCCCATGGCCTCGCCCACGAGGTCGGCTCCATCGAGGTCGGCAAGATGGCCGACATCGTGCTCTGGCGCCCGCCGTTCTTCGGTGCGAAGCCGCAGATGGTCATCAAGAACGGCTTCCCCGCCTACGGGGTCACGGGCGACCCGAACGCCGCCACCGACACCTGCGAGCCGCTGGTCCTGGGCCCGCTGTTCGGTGCCCACGGTGCGGCTCCGGCCGAGCTCTCGGTTGCCTTCGTCAGCCGTGCCGCGGCCGAAGCGGGCTCCTTCGGTTCTCCGAACCACATGCCGAGTACCCGACGCAGGCGCGTGGCCGTACGGGGAACTCGCGGTATCGGCCCGGCCGACATGATCCACAACACCCGCCTCGGCGAGGTGGACGTCGACCCGCGCGACGGCCTCGTGACCCTCGACGGTGAGCTGATGCGCTCCGAACCGGCACAGGAGGTTTCTCTGAGCCGCCTGTACTTCCTCTGA
- the ureA gene encoding urease subunit gamma: protein MPLTPTERDRLLLFTAAEVARTRLGRGLRLNVPEATALIADTVCEAARDGLRLADALKRGRGVLGPNDVLPGVTDIVTEIQVEAVFDDGTRLAVISAPFGNVEQHEGVPGAVLPHADPLPRPEPVVVLEVRNTAAVPVSVTSHFHFFEANPRLDFDRAAAYGTRLAAPAGSSTRFDPGAVAEVGLVPMGGERIAIGFAGLVDGRLDAPGAKAEALRRAAACGYQGAVAPEGPEGTER from the coding sequence ATGCCTCTGACCCCCACCGAGCGGGACCGGCTGCTGCTCTTCACGGCCGCCGAGGTCGCGCGGACCCGCCTGGGGCGCGGACTGCGCCTCAATGTGCCGGAGGCGACCGCACTGATCGCCGACACGGTGTGCGAGGCCGCCCGTGACGGCCTGCGTCTGGCTGATGCCCTCAAGCGCGGACGCGGCGTACTCGGCCCGAACGACGTACTCCCCGGCGTCACCGACATCGTGACGGAGATCCAGGTCGAGGCGGTGTTCGACGACGGCACCCGCCTTGCCGTGATCAGTGCTCCGTTCGGCAACGTGGAGCAGCACGAGGGCGTACCCGGCGCCGTCCTGCCCCACGCGGACCCCCTGCCACGGCCGGAACCGGTCGTCGTACTGGAGGTCCGCAACACGGCGGCGGTCCCGGTGAGCGTGACCTCGCACTTCCACTTCTTCGAGGCCAACCCCCGCCTGGACTTCGACCGCGCGGCCGCGTACGGCACGCGGCTCGCGGCCCCGGCCGGCTCGTCCACCCGGTTCGACCCCGGCGCCGTGGCCGAAGTCGGGCTCGTGCCGATGGGCGGGGAGCGGATCGCGATCGGTTTCGCGGGCCTGGTCGACGGGCGGCTGGACGCGCCCGGCGCGAAGGCGGAAGCCCTGCGCCGCGCTGCCGCGTGCGGCTACCAAGGCGCCGTTGCACCCGAAGGACCGGAAGGAACAGAGCGATGA
- a CDS encoding helix-turn-helix domain-containing protein yields MASRSTQILEAAARVIARRGVRGLRVEELAEEAGVSTALIYYHFKDRTGVLRKTLEFISDRAERYTTRDDPDAEPLDPRAELDQTLLLELQDTTVVRENSSAWGELRASAVFDEVLREDLARATLAWVQDVAALLGQVRPMASAAALAASAERLTALLEGLSMRWLSGMLPIAHARTLMSEAIEAEVDRLGR; encoded by the coding sequence ATGGCATCTCGCAGTACTCAGATCCTCGAAGCCGCAGCCCGGGTGATCGCCCGACGGGGGGTCCGTGGTTTGCGTGTGGAGGAGCTGGCCGAAGAGGCGGGCGTGTCCACCGCGCTGATCTACTACCACTTCAAGGACCGCACCGGAGTCCTGCGCAAGACGCTGGAGTTCATCAGCGACCGGGCCGAGCGCTACACGACCCGCGATGATCCGGATGCTGAGCCGCTCGACCCGCGGGCGGAACTGGACCAGACGCTGCTGCTGGAGCTCCAGGACACGACCGTGGTCAGGGAGAACAGCAGTGCCTGGGGCGAGCTACGGGCCAGCGCGGTCTTCGACGAAGTCCTGCGTGAAGACCTCGCGAGAGCCACCCTCGCCTGGGTCCAGGATGTGGCGGCCCTGCTGGGCCAGGTCAGGCCCATGGCCTCGGCAGCGGCACTCGCGGCGTCCGCCGAGCGGCTCACCGCCCTTCTGGAGGGGCTGAGCATGCGCTGGCTCAGCGGCATGCTCCCGATCGCCCACGCGCGGACCCTGATGAGCGAGGCCATCGAAGCGGAGGTCGACCGGCTGGGCCGCTGA
- a CDS encoding helix-turn-helix domain-containing protein, which translates to MATDPRRAILEGAARLIAQRGARGLRMEELAAEAGVSTALIYYHFKDRAGVLRKTLEFISDRAERYTADGDRTAEPHDARHELEQSLLLEFQDTPEVRENSTAWGELRASAIFEPALRGDLACATLTWIHEIAALLGRIQPTAAAPTLTAAAERLTGLLEGLSTRWLSGTLPLSHARRLVREAVSIEIQHLTRGQHQGPEGDA; encoded by the coding sequence GTGGCGACCGACCCCCGTAGGGCCATCTTGGAAGGTGCCGCCCGACTCATAGCCCAGCGAGGGGCCCGCGGGCTGCGCATGGAGGAACTGGCGGCCGAAGCCGGGGTCTCCACCGCACTGATCTACTACCACTTCAAGGACCGGGCCGGCGTGCTACGCAAGACGCTGGAGTTCATCAGCGACCGGGCCGAACGGTACACAGCCGATGGGGACCGCACCGCTGAACCGCACGACGCCCGCCACGAACTGGAACAGTCACTCCTGTTGGAGTTCCAGGACACCCCTGAAGTCCGCGAGAACAGCACCGCGTGGGGAGAACTGCGCGCCAGCGCGATCTTCGAGCCCGCATTGCGCGGCGACCTGGCCTGCGCCACGCTCACCTGGATTCACGAGATCGCGGCCCTCCTGGGCCGCATCCAGCCGACGGCCGCTGCGCCCACTCTCACGGCGGCCGCGGAGCGACTCACCGGGCTCCTGGAAGGACTCAGCACGCGCTGGTTGAGCGGCACGCTTCCGCTGTCTCACGCCCGCCGACTGGTGCGGGAGGCAGTGTCCATCGAGATCCAGCACCTGACTCGCGGACAGCACCAAGGGCCGGAAGGAGACGCATAG
- a CDS encoding sigma-70 family RNA polymerase sigma factor codes for MTAAEPIPLHGGRHSDRTVGHGPPGFEEFFREYWPMVRRYLVWLEAELSVLDDAAQMTMVSAYTYWGRVSRMDQPRGWLFKVAGQRLQDAREARRRNGMPTETETLHAQLAHPDPIAVSDQRLDILAATRKLPRRQQEAVALREQFGLPYKEIAQIMGAAPATVRAHVHQARQTLKEMLGDETQEGADA; via the coding sequence GTGACTGCTGCGGAACCGATTCCACTTCATGGCGGTCGGCATTCGGACCGAACGGTTGGTCACGGCCCGCCAGGTTTTGAGGAGTTCTTCCGGGAGTACTGGCCAATGGTTCGCCGGTATCTGGTCTGGCTAGAGGCCGAGTTGAGCGTCCTGGACGACGCTGCACAGATGACCATGGTCAGCGCCTATACCTACTGGGGTCGTGTGAGCCGAATGGATCAACCGCGCGGCTGGTTGTTCAAAGTAGCCGGCCAGCGGCTCCAGGACGCCCGCGAGGCCCGCCGTCGCAACGGCATGCCCACCGAAACCGAGACGCTGCATGCTCAGTTGGCGCACCCGGATCCGATTGCTGTCAGCGATCAGCGGCTCGACATTCTCGCCGCGACCCGAAAGCTACCTCGCCGTCAACAGGAAGCGGTGGCGCTGCGCGAGCAGTTCGGACTTCCCTACAAAGAGATCGCACAGATCATGGGTGCCGCACCCGCCACCGTCCGTGCACATGTCCACCAGGCCCGTCAGACACTCAAGGAGATGCTCGGAGACGAGACCCAGGAAGGAGCAGACGCATGA